A segment of the Aureliella helgolandensis genome:
TTACCAAGAGAAACTGCAACCCGCTGCGTCAGCAAGGAGAGTCGACTGACAAGCGGTCAAGCATGCGGGGAACTACCCGGGGTCTTACCTCCAACTGCTGAACCAACCACTCATCCTCGCTTACGCGTCGGGTTGCGTTTTTACGATCAACAACCACCCCATGCACCAGCATACCCCCCCTCATTGCAACCCGCTTAGGCTGTGAATTTTTAGCCAAGTGGTTTGCAAATTAATTTTAGGCGCTACAACTATAGCATGAATACTCAAAAACCATCGCAGCTTGCTCGTGTTTCCCGCCCCCATCGTATTCAAGTGGAAATGCACATGCTTTCACTTGAAGATATGCTTCCGCGCGACCATCGTGCTCGCATTGTCTGGTCGTTTGTCAAAACGTTGGACCTAGAACCTCTGTATGAAAAGATCGTTGTCACCAAGAGCACCGTTGGCCGCAATAGTATTGCGCCGGAGATACTGGTTTCACTGTGGCTTCTGGCAACCTTGGATGGCATCGGCACAGCCCGAGAACTTGGTCGCCGATGCGAGACGGACATAGCCTATTTATGGACGCTCGGAAATGTCACGGTCAATTATCACACGTTGAGCGACTTTCGAGTGGAGAACGGAGCATTCTTGGAGAAGACGCTCGTTGACACGGTTGCCTCGTTGGTCGCCCAAGGTCTGGTGCCCCTGGAGACCATTGCCCAAGACGGAATGCGCGTTCGGGCTAGTGCAGGCAGTAGTTCGTTTCGCCGCAAGCCGACGCTTGAGTCATTGCAGCAGCAGGCTCAGGCTCACGTAGATAGATTGAAGAAAGAATCCGAGAACGAATCCGATCGTTCCGATGGAGACGCACGTCGCCAAGCGGCAGTCGAACGAGCATCGCGTGAGCGTCAAGAGCGATTAGATGAGGCTTTGCGACAGTTTGAGGAGCTTAGTAAGCAGCGCGAGTCTCGGAGAAAAGGTGACGGCGAAAAGACTCGCGTGAGCACTACGGACCCTGACGCCCGTAATATGAAGATGGCCAATGGTGGCTTCGATCCGGCCTTCAACGTCCAGTTCGCAACCGATGCTGACTCGCGAGTAATAGTCGCTGTCGATGTTATCAACTCGGGAACTGACAGTGGCCAAATGGCACCAATGCACGAGAAAGTGTGCTCAACTTACGACAAGACACCCAAGACGCAATTGGTCGATTCCGCTTACGCAACCAAGGGCGATGTTAAGACCGTGGAGTCTAAAGGGACCGAAGTCGTCTCCACGATCCCCCGTGGATCGGTATTGGAAAGCAAAGGCAAAGATCCTCACGCGCAGCAACCTGGCGAAAGCGACGAATACACAGCGTTTCGCGCGAGAATGGCCAAAGAGGAATACAAAGAGCTTTACAAGACGCGCCCGTCGGTTGCCGAATTTCCCAATGCGGACTGCCGCAATCGGAACCTTCGGCAATTCAAAGTTCGAGGACTGGTGAAGGTCAAAGCGGTAGCGCTATGGCATGCCGTGGCCTTTAACTTCACACGCATGGTAAACCTGGGGGCCTTGGCAAGCTAAGCAGTTGCAAGGCAACCGCTTGGTTGAGAAATAACACAACTCGAAGAGATGAGCATGATGGACACGAGCTAACTTGCTGGCCAACAATCCGACCAAGTAAGACTTTCAGCCGCCAATTCGAAAAAATTTCGTGGTTGGAATACCAAAAGAGTCCGTTGGTGAAAAAACTTCACAGCCTAGCTGCGTCAGCAAGGAGAGTCGACTGGCAAGCGACCAAGCATGCGAGGAACTACCCGGGGTCTTACCTCCAACTGCTGAATTAGCCACTCATCCGCTTACCGGGCTGTTGATTTAATAGCAATTTGAGTTTTAATGCGGATATAGCATCCCTAATTGTCTGGTAGCGGAGGTTACCTTTCCTTGCTCACGCGGCGGGTTAATATTTCAACAGCCAGTTACGCGTCGGGTTACGATGTTTACATTCGACCGTACTGCGGATTGCGTTAGGGGCTTGAGACAGGAGGGGCTCAGTGCAGCACCACTGCGGCAACCTTACGACCGCATCTACGGGAAAAACCGCTGATCAAACGAAGAGACAGCCCCCTCCTCAGGGAACAGCGGTAATTATTCGACCACTAAACGCACTTTTGAGACCTTTATCTTGATTCGTGGACCAAACGTGTCAACATGGAGTGTTAGCGTTCAAACGGCCCCTCGCCCTCCGCTATCAACAGCCTCCGATTTGGTGCTTAACACCGTATGTCCTCAACTCACTTCATGACCACCATGCACCGAGACGCACTGCGGACGTTCTTCGATGCATCCCCGACTGCGCGCCTGCTGCGCTCAGACCTGGCTCCCCTGGTAATTGACTTTCTCAATCGCACTTTCAAGGCGGGCGAATCCATTTCGATCGGCCAGACCGAACTGCGAGTCATGCTAGCCACCTACCAAGAAGAGCTGCACGAGATTGAGCCCGAGGTAATGCGAGGCCCGCCGCAGCGCTATGCTACCCAGTGGGCCGAAAACGGCTGGCTCAGTCGTTTTCTGGAAGCCAGTTCGATTGAACCGCAGTATCAACTCACCCGTTATGCCGAAGAGGCAATTCGCTTTGTCGATTCGACACTCTCCAAAGGCAATAGCTTGGTGGGTACCGAGAGCCGCCTACGGCTGGTCATTGAGACGCTGGAGGACATCGTCCGCGGCGCCTCTGCCGATCCCAACCGCCGGCTGGAGTATCTGAAACTCCAACGCGTTGCGATCGATGAAGAGATTGCCGCAATCGAGGCGGGAAAATCGGTACAAGTCTACCGTCCCTCTCAGATACGCGAGCGTTTTCAAACGGCCATCGATCTCCTTAAAGCCTTGCAGAGTGACTTTCGAGCTGTGGAAGAGCGTTTTCAGTCGATTACCCGTGACGTGCAGCAACAGCAATCCACCGGCGATAAGACGCGGGGGGGAATTCTTGGTTTTGCCCTCGACTCCGAAGATCTACTCAAACAGCAGGATGAGGGAATCAGCTTCTTTGCCTTCGTCGCTTTCCTCTTTTCTCCAACCCAGCAAGCCGCCTTGCGGAAAAACATCGAAGAGGTGCAGCAGCTGTCGGCACTGGCAGAGGAGCACGAATCATTGCAGCACGTCCGCCGCATGATACCTGCCCTGTTGGCCGAAGCTGACAAAGTCATGAAAACCACCGCGAGGCTCTCGGGCACCCTGCGCCGCCTGCTCGACGCTCAAGCCGCCGCACATCGCGTGCGCCTCGCGAACGTACTGCGCGATATCAAACAGGCCGCTTTAGAATTGCGTGGCCAACCGCCAGCCGACGGCGTTCTATCCCTCTCAGCCGATGCGGGAATTGCTTCCCCGCTTGCCCGAACCTTTTGGAAACCCCGCGCCACCTTCGACCCACAGACCCCCGAGGAGCACGTCGTCGACCTGTCGGCGCTGCGCGACGCTGCCAGCGCGCTTGCTCGGCTAACTCGCCTCGACTTCCGTCGCTTGCGTCGCACGATTCGCGATGCGACCTACCAAGGCAACTCCGTTCGCTTGGCCACGCTGCTCGAATCCACCCCAGTCACCGGAGGTGTGGTGGAGCTGCTGGGCTATCTCCAAATTGCACATGATGACAAGCACGAAATCGATTCCACGCTGATCGATACCATCTGCATCCTAGAAACGCGTCACCGCGACCGATCTCTCCGCGTTCGCGTTCCCCGCGTTACCTTCAACCCCAAAGCGGTTACCACTCGACCTGGCCGGAGGCCCAAGTGAATCTTCCCAACAACTCATCGTCTGACACCGATTTCCTGCTCTCGGGCCGAGAGCAAGCGTACCCACCGCCGGTCGAGTGGAGCGGAGTTGCAGTCCGCCTCTTGCAAGGTGTGGTCTACCACGATGACAGTCGAAATGTGTGGGAAACGTTGCTGGCCAACGTCTCTCCCTTGACCGAGTATTTTGGAAAACTCGGCTTACTGCTGGTGGTCGATGAAACCGATGCGATGGCCTACCTACGGCAACCGGATGATGAGGAGGTTCCTACAGAATACGATCCCGTACCACGCCTGTTCCGTCGCACCCCCCTGACCTACGAAACGACCCTGCTGTGTGTCTTGCTACGCGATGAATTGCGACAATTTGAAGAGGAGGATGTCCAGAACGAGCGGTGTGTGATTTCGCAGCTAGATTTATTGGCGGTGTGGCAAGCCTTCTTCCCTGAGCAAAACGATGCTGTCAAGCTAAATCGCACCCTAACTTCCGCACTTCGCAAGCTGGAAGACCTCAAATTCGTCCGACAGTTTGAGAAAGAGCCGCCCAGTTGGGAAGTCCGACGAATCATCAAAGCTCGCCTTCCGCTGGCCGATCTGGAACGCTTGCGACATAGCTTGGTCGCCGCTGCGCAGACCGCCGCTCAAACTGACACGGCGACCGAAGAAGACTCCTAAAACGCCAACGGAAAATCACACCATCGCCCCCTCCTCTTCCCCTAAAGTGCTTTCAACCTCAAAGTCATCTCATGGTAGACGTATTTGATCACGCTGATGGTGAAACTCCCCCGCTGCCAGGCTACCGCCTTTCGAAATTGGAAATCTACAACTGGGGAACCTTCGATGGAGCCGTCTATTCGGTCTATCCAGAGGGCCAAACCACACTGTTGGTTGGAGAGAACGGCTCCGGTAAATCAACCTTAGTCGACGCACTACTGACTTTGCTGGTCCGTCCACAGACACGCAACTACAACGTCGCCGCCGGCGCGATGAAGAACGAGAGGGATGAGCGAACCTACCTACGAGGTGCCTACGATCGGACGGTGGGAGAAAGCGGAAGACCTCAAATCCAGTACCTGCGCAGCGGTTCTGGACACTACACCGCCCTGCTCGCTTGCTTCTCTAACGCCGCCTCCAACGACTCTTTCACACTTTGCCAGATTCTCTACTTGAACGCCGACAACTCAGTCGAGAAAGTCTATGCGTTTTGTGAAGGGCAGCGCGGGATTGTGCAAGATCTGTCGCATATCACATCGGCCAGCGCGGTTGCCAAGCACCTGAAGGATCGTGGTTACAACACCACCTCCAGCTACAAGCAATACTTGGGTTGGTTCCAGCGCAAGACCAGCTTCCGTCCCAAGGCGATGGACATCTTCAATCAAACGGTGGCTGTCAAAGACGTCCAGCGACTCGACCTGTTCATCCGCCAGCACATGTTGGAATTGAAACCCTGGAAGAATAAGGTTGATCGCCTCCTCAGTCACTTTAACGAACTGAGCGAAGCTCACCGCATGCTAATTCGCGTGCGACAGCAAGACGAATTGCTCAGCCCCATTTCCGAAGCCGGAGTGCGTTATCAGGCACGGCTCGACGAGGTGACCGCCGCCCGCAAACAACTCGACGCCTGCGAATTGTATTTTGCAATGGAGTCGGTCGCCCTCCTCGAGCCACTGTGCGACAAATGGCAGCAACAATTGCAGTTCTTAGCCGACGAGATCACTCGTCTCGATGAACTCCAAGACCGCTGCCGCAACGAGATCGCGCGGTTGACGGTGGAAATCGAGCATGCCGGCGGCGACCGACTTCGGCAACTGCCGGGATTGATCGAGCAAGCCGAATCAATTTCACGCGTCAAGCTGGCTGCCCGTCATCGCTTCGAAGCTCAGCTCCGCTCCGCCGAACTCCAGCCGCAAATCACTTCACCAGACCAGTTCCACAAGACTCGGCAGTTGATCCATCAACGGCGTAATAGATTGGTTGAAGACCGAACTCAAAGCCGGCACATGAGCAGTGCAATACAGTTCGAAATCGGCTCGCTGACGAGGCAACTCTCCGACGATCGCAATGAGCTCGAGGCGCTGCAGCGCCGCAAGAACAACCTGCCGGAGTCGCTCATTGCCATGCGCGATCAGATTTGCAGCGACTTGCGCCTGGCGCCTTCGGATCTCCCGTTTACCGCAGAGCTGGTTGCAGTTGCCCCCGAGGAACGCGAATGGGAAGCCTCCATCGAACAGGTCCTGTACGGTTTCGCGCGTTCGCTGCTCGTGGCGGAGGAAGTCTACCCCAGAGTATCCGGTTACGTCGACCGCACGCGACTGCTGGACGGACGTGGTCAAGGGCAACGCTTGGTCTACTTGAAAGTGGGTAAACGGAGCGAATCGACTCGTCGCACAAGCAGCGACGAAACGCTCGTTAGCAAGCTACTCTACCGCGACGATCATCCGCTGACCCCTTGGGTCCGCAGCGAAATGCGAGATCGCTTTGACTATCTCGCCTGCGAAACCGTGGAGCGATTCCAAACCACTCGGGGTGCCGCCATGACCAAGAATCGCCACTTGCGATCTGGTGGCTGGCGCCACGAAAAGGACGACCGCGCCCGCTTGGGGGACCGTCGCAATTTTGTACTGGGGTGGGATAACCGCGCCAAGCGACTCGCCCTCTCCGATTCAATTCGTGAGACAGAGGAAAGCTTGCAACAGCTCCACACCCGCGTGGCCAAACTGGTGGCCACGGAAGACCGCACCACCGCCGCCATTGAATCGCTCGACCAAGCCCTGCAAATTGACGACTTCGACATCATCGATTTTGAAAAACATGAATTCCAGGCGTCCCAGTTGCGACTCGAAATGCAACGCATCGAAGAGGCCGATGATCAGATCCAAGAACTCAAGGCGCATCGCAAGAAGTTAGAAACGGAAGTGGTGGGTTACAAATCCGATCGTGATCGTTTTATCGCGCAGCATACCACCCGCGAAACAGAACTGCGCAATGGCCAAGGCTTACTCAACAATGCACGCCGCACCATTGAACAAACCGAGATCAACGGACGGCGTGCCCTACTCGAACAAGAGTTCGAGACGTTGTCCAACCAGTCGCCCGCCCCCCTGTCCATCGAAAACATCGCCACCCTGCCACAAACAGTCGCCGCCGACTTGCGGGACAAGCATGAAAAACTGCGTGAAAGACTGGTTCCTATTGCCAAAGAGGTGACCAGTGCCATGACGCGTTTCCTCAAGAATTTTCCTGATGAGCAAGCCGATTTGGACGCCGATGTCGCCGCCATCTCCAGCTTCAATGCCCTGTACGCGAGAATTGCCAGTGACGATCTCCCCAAGCATGAGACCCGATTCAAGCAGCGATTGAATGAAAAGGTGCTCTTGGAAATTGGGATGCTCCACGGCAGCCTTGAAGGGGAACGTCAGGAAATTCGCAACAAGATCGAACAACTCAATACCGCCCTGCGACTCTTGGAATGGAAGCCTGGGACCTACATGCGTCTGGAACCCAGCGATGTCCAGGATCGAGAGATTCAAGATTTTCGGCGCGAGTTGTCAGCCTGCTTGAACGGAACCCTCGATGGGACGACCGAAGCCAACGAAGCGACTTTTGTGCGCATCGAAAAACTGGTTGCTAAGCTGCGCGAGGAAGGCAACGATCGCTGGCGACAAAAGGTTGTTGACGTTCGCAATTGGTTCAACTTTGCCGCCCGAGAACTGGTGGCAGAAACGGGCGAGGCGCGGAGCTACTATGATGGCGGCACTGGACAATCAGGCGGTGAAAAAGGGAAGCTCGCCTTCCTCGTCTTAGTAGCAGCCATTGCCTATCAATACGATTTGGATCCGAACGCTACACACAGCAACCGCCTGCATTTTGTAATGGTTGATGAAATGTTTTCCCGCAGTGATGACCAACACGCGGAATACGCCCTGGATCTGTTTGAACGATTCGGGCTGCAACTGCTAATCGTGGCCCCCTTGGATGCCAAAGCTCGCGTGACGGAACCCTACGTTGGCACCTACATCCACGTCGTGAAAGACAAACAAACCCATTGCAGCCAACTCCTCTCTTTAACCGCCGAAGAGTTTCAGGAACAGGCTCTGCCCGAAGAGTAGTAATGTCGGCCCGCGTTGCAGAGGTCGAAGCCCTAGAACGCTCGGACCGTGGAGCCCATTCATTGTGAACTCTCCCTTGCAGGGGTCGTACTCAGGATGGCTATCGGTGGAGCCATCATCTCTGTTTCATCGAGATAGAAACTCCCCATGGCGATATCCATTGTCCCATTCTGGTCGAAGTCTGCAACGCAAACCGCTGCGTGACTACAGTCACCGACCTGCAAAACTCGCACTTCAAACTCCTCCCCGCCTGTGTTCTCAAGCCACACAAGTGACGCTAGCTCGCTTGCATCTCCGGCTCCTTTTAGCTGGCTGGGTAGGAACGAGCCAACGAGGATGTCGGTGTCGTCATCTCCATCGAAATCAACTACCTGCGGGCTGTGGCAACCAGGGATATAAGCCAGCTGATGGTCTTCGAAGGTGAGTTGTCCTTTATTCTCCAGCCAGTGGACAGCGTGATAGGGCTTAATCTGAAAACTATCGAGGGCATCGCCATTGGTGTACACCACATCCCAATCGCCATCGCCATCGAGATCACAAACCTCCATACCGCTACTGCCACTGGAGGGATCTGCACTAAAGATCGATTGCCCAGAAAACTGGCCTGAACTGTCTTGCGTATAGAGCATGACGGTTTCGAATTCCTGCCCAAACAAGGCAATAATATCAAGTTTTCCGTCGCCATCGAAATCAAGAATTCTGCTTTCAAGTGCGCCCGACCTAGTGTCAAGCACGTGCGTCTTAAAACTGGCCGCTGTAGCAGGACCTGCTGAAATGCGTTCCATCCAAAGCAATTGACCAGTTGTATGCCAACCGAAATCAGCCACAACGATATCCAGGTCTCCATCACCATCGATATCACCACACTGCACGTCAGCCACCCGTCCGCAGTCGCTCAACAAAACTTCCTGCGTAAAGGCGGACGAACTATCCGATTCACGCGTTAGCCAAACAACCCGCCCCAAGTTATGATCACTTGGTAAGAACCTCCCCAAGTCGGACACCAGCAAACCAATCTGCCCTGCCCCGTCCAAATCGACTTGTTGGAAGCGGCATGGATTGCGCAGTCGAGCCAGGAGCTGGCCTTGGTGACTCTTTTCCCCGCTGCTTGGCGCGGCAAAGATGCCACCGTTTCGCATGTCACTGTACACCAACTGCTTTCCCAACGTCGGCCCCCAATCGATCACCTTGATGGCTGCTGTCGCGGGTGCCTGTAGCAACTCTCCCTCGGATT
Coding sequences within it:
- a CDS encoding ATP-binding protein → MVDVFDHADGETPPLPGYRLSKLEIYNWGTFDGAVYSVYPEGQTTLLVGENGSGKSTLVDALLTLLVRPQTRNYNVAAGAMKNERDERTYLRGAYDRTVGESGRPQIQYLRSGSGHYTALLACFSNAASNDSFTLCQILYLNADNSVEKVYAFCEGQRGIVQDLSHITSASAVAKHLKDRGYNTTSSYKQYLGWFQRKTSFRPKAMDIFNQTVAVKDVQRLDLFIRQHMLELKPWKNKVDRLLSHFNELSEAHRMLIRVRQQDELLSPISEAGVRYQARLDEVTAARKQLDACELYFAMESVALLEPLCDKWQQQLQFLADEITRLDELQDRCRNEIARLTVEIEHAGGDRLRQLPGLIEQAESISRVKLAARHRFEAQLRSAELQPQITSPDQFHKTRQLIHQRRNRLVEDRTQSRHMSSAIQFEIGSLTRQLSDDRNELEALQRRKNNLPESLIAMRDQICSDLRLAPSDLPFTAELVAVAPEEREWEASIEQVLYGFARSLLVAEEVYPRVSGYVDRTRLLDGRGQGQRLVYLKVGKRSESTRRTSSDETLVSKLLYRDDHPLTPWVRSEMRDRFDYLACETVERFQTTRGAAMTKNRHLRSGGWRHEKDDRARLGDRRNFVLGWDNRAKRLALSDSIRETEESLQQLHTRVAKLVATEDRTTAAIESLDQALQIDDFDIIDFEKHEFQASQLRLEMQRIEEADDQIQELKAHRKKLETEVVGYKSDRDRFIAQHTTRETELRNGQGLLNNARRTIEQTEINGRRALLEQEFETLSNQSPAPLSIENIATLPQTVAADLRDKHEKLRERLVPIAKEVTSAMTRFLKNFPDEQADLDADVAAISSFNALYARIASDDLPKHETRFKQRLNEKVLLEIGMLHGSLEGERQEIRNKIEQLNTALRLLEWKPGTYMRLEPSDVQDREIQDFRRELSACLNGTLDGTTEANEATFVRIEKLVAKLREEGNDRWRQKVVDVRNWFNFAARELVAETGEARSYYDGGTGQSGGEKGKLAFLVLVAAIAYQYDLDPNATHSNRLHFVMVDEMFSRSDDQHAEYALDLFERFGLQLLIVAPLDAKARVTEPYVGTYIHVVKDKQTHCSQLLSLTAEEFQEQALPEE
- a CDS encoding DUF3375 domain-containing protein → MSSTHFMTTMHRDALRTFFDASPTARLLRSDLAPLVIDFLNRTFKAGESISIGQTELRVMLATYQEELHEIEPEVMRGPPQRYATQWAENGWLSRFLEASSIEPQYQLTRYAEEAIRFVDSTLSKGNSLVGTESRLRLVIETLEDIVRGASADPNRRLEYLKLQRVAIDEEIAAIEAGKSVQVYRPSQIRERFQTAIDLLKALQSDFRAVEERFQSITRDVQQQQSTGDKTRGGILGFALDSEDLLKQQDEGISFFAFVAFLFSPTQQAALRKNIEEVQQLSALAEEHESLQHVRRMIPALLAEADKVMKTTARLSGTLRRLLDAQAAAHRVRLANVLRDIKQAALELRGQPPADGVLSLSADAGIASPLARTFWKPRATFDPQTPEEHVVDLSALRDAASALARLTRLDFRRLRRTIRDATYQGNSVRLATLLESTPVTGGVVELLGYLQIAHDDKHEIDSTLIDTICILETRHRDRSLRVRVPRVTFNPKAVTTRPGRRPK
- a CDS encoding FG-GAP repeat domain-containing protein, which gives rise to MASSGCGSSSVPDVEQASVSRAEAAKEPESIGEVSDEVKASAEAFCGACHIFPSPQNFTQERWAHEVQRGFDFYFSSGRSDLTMPSPEDVTRYYRSLAPAEFEFPPREPVDVSALARFDPGIVQSEGELLQAPATAAIKVIDWGPTLGKQLVYSDMRNGGIFAAPSSGEKSHQGQLLARLRNPCRFQQVDLDGAGQIGLLVSDLGRFLPSDHNLGRVVWLTRESDSSSAFTQEVLLSDCGRVADVQCGDIDGDGDLDIVVADFGWHTTGQLLWMERISAGPATAASFKTHVLDTRSGALESRILDFDGDGKLDIIALFGQEFETVMLYTQDSSGQFSGQSIFSADPSSGSSGMEVCDLDGDGDWDVVYTNGDALDSFQIKPYHAVHWLENKGQLTFEDHQLAYIPGCHSPQVVDFDGDDDTDILVGSFLPSQLKGAGDASELASLVWLENTGGEEFEVRVLQVGDCSHAAVCVADFDQNGTMDIAMGSFYLDETEMMAPPIAILSTTPARESSQ
- a CDS encoding DUF4194 domain-containing protein, with protein sequence MNLPNNSSSDTDFLLSGREQAYPPPVEWSGVAVRLLQGVVYHDDSRNVWETLLANVSPLTEYFGKLGLLLVVDETDAMAYLRQPDDEEVPTEYDPVPRLFRRTPLTYETTLLCVLLRDELRQFEEEDVQNERCVISQLDLLAVWQAFFPEQNDAVKLNRTLTSALRKLEDLKFVRQFEKEPPSWEVRRIIKARLPLADLERLRHSLVAAAQTAAQTDTATEEDS
- a CDS encoding IS1182 family transposase, giving the protein MNTQKPSQLARVSRPHRIQVEMHMLSLEDMLPRDHRARIVWSFVKTLDLEPLYEKIVVTKSTVGRNSIAPEILVSLWLLATLDGIGTARELGRRCETDIAYLWTLGNVTVNYHTLSDFRVENGAFLEKTLVDTVASLVAQGLVPLETIAQDGMRVRASAGSSSFRRKPTLESLQQQAQAHVDRLKKESENESDRSDGDARRQAAVERASRERQERLDEALRQFEELSKQRESRRKGDGEKTRVSTTDPDARNMKMANGGFDPAFNVQFATDADSRVIVAVDVINSGTDSGQMAPMHEKVCSTYDKTPKTQLVDSAYATKGDVKTVESKGTEVVSTIPRGSVLESKGKDPHAQQPGESDEYTAFRARMAKEEYKELYKTRPSVAEFPNADCRNRNLRQFKVRGLVKVKAVALWHAVAFNFTRMVNLGALAS